In Microvenator marinus, one genomic interval encodes:
- a CDS encoding alpha-ketoacid dehydrogenase subunit alpha/beta, protein MATNLESTSDSLTLANSRYHGLTEEKLVEMYRQMYMSRKLDDAEINLKRQQKIYFQISGAGHEAVLVAAANVLKPSYDWFYPYYRDRALVLALGMTPVEILAEAVGSSEDPNSGGRQMPCHWGHKDLNIVSQSSCTGTQHLQATGAAQVARIVEAVEGLKGRDDIQTFGDEVIYVSIGDGATSEGEFWEAVNTAANMKLPVLFMVEDNGYAISVPVSVQTAGGSISKATSGFENLFITEFDGCDPIESYAKITEAVEYIRAGNGPALTHAHVVRPYSHSMSDDESMYRPESEREDDAKRDPITTFASFLVSEGILDQDEVDALKKDVDAEVRQAVDDALALPTPHPDTALDYIYSHDVDPTSSVFATNPEWDEEGGEKTMVDLINAAMRTEMRRDPRIVVFGEDVADVTKEEYLGKVKGKGGVFKVTHGLQLEFGSDRVFNSPLAEANIIGRAIGMATRGLKPVVEIQFFDYIWPAYMQLKNELSNMRWRSNNNFKSPVVVRVPIGGYLKGGAPYHSQSGATLFTHIPGLRVVMPSNAADANGLLRTAIRCDDPVMFLEHKHLYRQTYNKSFNPGDDYMIPFGKAAKVREGNALTVVTYGALVERTLRAVKQTGIDAEVLDLRTLSPYDWDAISESVKKTNKVVIAYEDNMSWGYGTEIATRIADELFEYLDGPVKRVAALDSFCGYHPDLEDRILPQIDDIAQAITWLDAY, encoded by the coding sequence ATGGCAACAAATCTAGAAAGCACGTCTGATTCCCTCACTCTAGCGAACTCCAGGTATCACGGCCTGACCGAGGAAAAGCTGGTAGAGATGTATCGCCAGATGTACATGTCTCGGAAGCTCGACGATGCTGAGATCAATCTCAAGCGTCAGCAGAAGATTTACTTCCAGATTTCGGGCGCGGGTCACGAAGCTGTATTGGTTGCCGCAGCGAATGTCCTCAAACCTTCTTACGATTGGTTTTACCCCTACTATCGTGACCGCGCGCTCGTGCTTGCGCTCGGCATGACGCCAGTTGAGATTTTGGCTGAGGCCGTTGGATCGTCCGAAGATCCGAACTCCGGTGGCCGTCAAATGCCGTGTCACTGGGGGCATAAAGACCTCAATATCGTGTCACAATCATCGTGTACGGGCACACAGCACCTTCAGGCCACGGGCGCCGCCCAGGTCGCGCGTATCGTAGAAGCTGTTGAAGGACTCAAAGGCCGCGATGATATCCAGACGTTTGGTGATGAGGTCATCTACGTATCCATCGGCGATGGCGCGACGAGCGAAGGCGAGTTTTGGGAAGCTGTGAACACGGCGGCGAACATGAAGTTGCCCGTGCTTTTCATGGTTGAGGACAACGGATACGCGATCAGCGTGCCTGTTTCGGTTCAGACTGCCGGAGGCTCGATCTCAAAGGCCACAAGCGGATTCGAAAACCTCTTCATCACAGAGTTCGACGGATGCGATCCGATTGAGAGCTACGCGAAAATCACCGAAGCCGTGGAGTATATCCGTGCCGGAAACGGCCCCGCTCTGACGCACGCTCACGTGGTTCGTCCTTACTCGCACTCGATGAGTGACGATGAGTCGATGTATCGCCCCGAGAGCGAGCGCGAGGACGACGCAAAGCGCGACCCGATTACCACTTTTGCGTCCTTCCTCGTATCCGAAGGCATTCTAGACCAGGACGAAGTCGACGCTCTTAAGAAGGACGTTGATGCCGAGGTCCGCCAAGCTGTGGACGATGCGCTCGCCCTGCCCACTCCACACCCGGATACGGCTCTCGACTATATCTACAGTCATGATGTGGACCCAACGTCGAGCGTTTTTGCGACCAACCCCGAATGGGACGAAGAAGGTGGCGAAAAGACCATGGTGGACCTCATCAACGCTGCGATGCGTACTGAGATGCGCCGCGACCCGCGAATCGTGGTCTTCGGTGAAGATGTGGCTGATGTCACCAAGGAAGAGTACCTCGGCAAAGTGAAAGGCAAAGGCGGCGTCTTCAAAGTGACCCACGGACTTCAACTCGAGTTCGGCAGCGACCGCGTCTTCAACAGTCCGTTGGCTGAAGCCAACATCATTGGACGCGCCATAGGTATGGCCACGCGCGGTCTCAAGCCGGTGGTTGAGATCCAGTTCTTCGACTACATCTGGCCCGCATACATGCAGCTCAAAAACGAGCTCTCGAACATGCGTTGGCGCTCAAACAACAACTTCAAATCACCTGTGGTGGTTCGAGTTCCGATCGGTGGCTACCTCAAAGGTGGGGCCCCGTATCACAGCCAGTCGGGTGCAACGCTCTTCACTCATATCCCTGGCCTTCGAGTCGTGATGCCGTCGAACGCCGCAGATGCAAACGGTCTTCTTCGCACAGCGATTAGGTGCGACGACCCAGTGATGTTCTTGGAGCACAAGCACCTCTATCGGCAGACCTACAACAAGTCGTTCAACCCGGGCGATGACTACATGATTCCGTTCGGTAAAGCCGCCAAAGTGCGCGAAGGAAACGCGTTGACGGTCGTTACTTACGGTGCATTGGTGGAGAGAACGCTGCGTGCGGTCAAACAGACCGGGATCGACGCCGAAGTCTTAGACTTGCGGACACTCTCCCCTTACGATTGGGACGCGATCAGCGAGTCCGTCAAGAAGACCAATAAGGTTGTGATCGCGTACGAAGACAATATGTCTTGGGGTTATGGTACCGAGATTGCGACTCGTATCGCCGATGAGCTCTTTGAGTACCTCGACGGGCCGGTCAAACGTGTGGCTGCACTCGACAGCTTCTGCGGCTACCACCCTGACCTCGAAGACCGTATTCTTCCTCAAATCGACGATATCGCTCAGGCGATCACGTGGCTTGACGCCTATTGA
- the msrB gene encoding peptide-methionine (R)-S-oxide reductase MsrB: MSDKKDWKEIGEEEWRERLTPIQFEVARKAATERPFTGVYWDHTEKGRYVCVCCGKYLFTSKAKFDAGCGWPSFFEEVDGAEIRKIRDTTHGMIRTEIVCSECDAHLGHVFNDGPPPTGLRYCVNSASIRFEPEA; this comes from the coding sequence ATGAGCGATAAAAAAGACTGGAAAGAGATTGGTGAAGAGGAGTGGCGAGAACGCCTAACCCCGATTCAGTTTGAAGTTGCCCGAAAGGCAGCCACGGAGCGGCCGTTCACCGGGGTCTATTGGGACCATACGGAGAAGGGCCGATACGTTTGCGTCTGTTGTGGAAAGTACTTGTTCACGTCCAAAGCAAAATTCGATGCCGGATGCGGTTGGCCGAGCTTCTTTGAGGAAGTGGACGGGGCCGAGATCCGAAAAATCCGCGATACCACGCACGGCATGATACGTACCGAGATCGTATGCTCGGAGTGTGACGCGCACCTCGGCCATGTGTTCAACGATGGTCCCCCACCGACAGGTCTGAGGTATTGTGTGAATTCGGCTTCGATTCGATTCGAGCCAGAAGCCTAA
- a CDS encoding cell surface protein, with protein sequence MRAVVFSLIAACLGGCGEDIEPAKDFGPFAREVVSFEPGEFAGYGDHEFPDIVLGPPEGGGISRGGMRVLSLGVGGEIVMDLGEFANGPGADFIVFENPFFAGGDPTEPFEEFGRVSVSQDLEEWHTWDCVPAESKEGCAGWNPVLEFEYVPGEPLDPTVTGGDAFDLGELNLGWARYVKIEDLKTLPGEGNTAGFDLDALGWIHSREGTVR encoded by the coding sequence GTGAGAGCGGTCGTATTTTCATTGATAGCTGCATGCCTGGGGGGATGTGGCGAAGATATCGAACCGGCAAAGGATTTCGGTCCGTTTGCCCGTGAGGTCGTCTCGTTTGAACCGGGCGAGTTTGCAGGTTACGGCGACCATGAGTTTCCAGACATCGTCCTTGGTCCCCCTGAGGGTGGTGGGATTTCGCGAGGCGGCATGCGAGTTCTAAGCCTTGGTGTCGGCGGAGAGATCGTTATGGACCTCGGCGAATTTGCCAATGGTCCTGGTGCGGATTTCATCGTTTTCGAAAACCCGTTTTTTGCGGGAGGTGACCCCACTGAACCTTTCGAGGAGTTCGGCAGAGTCAGCGTGTCACAGGACCTCGAGGAGTGGCACACGTGGGACTGTGTGCCTGCTGAATCCAAGGAGGGATGTGCAGGTTGGAACCCCGTATTGGAGTTCGAGTATGTCCCAGGAGAGCCTTTGGATCCCACGGTCACCGGTGGTGATGCGTTCGACTTGGGCGAGTTGAACCTTGGCTGGGCCCGATATGTGAAAATTGAGGATTTGAAGACTCTACCCGGTGAGGGCAACACCGCCGGCTTCGACCTCGACGCATTGGGCTGGATACACTCTCGCGAAGGCACGGTTCGTTAG
- a CDS encoding metallophosphoesterase family protein → MKIGIFSDVHSNIEALEKVLEAYENLPYDIDMYVCLGDVVGYGAEPNACCDRVREVAKYTILGNHDAAVCGRMNYAFYYDAARNALDWHAKQLRPEHHEWLKTLPYKEDWEDVCFCHGSPINMKDFEYVFNVHQATQLINSWDELQHVTFIGHSHLTKSFELDRDEGVEEVFPPKLTFKEGKKYIVTVGSVGQPRDNDNRACFGVYDTEEKSFEYHRVEYDIREAARKIFESDLSSDFAKRLFFGI, encoded by the coding sequence ATGAAGATCGGTATTTTCAGTGACGTACACAGCAATATCGAGGCCCTCGAAAAGGTCTTGGAGGCATATGAAAATCTGCCTTATGACATCGATATGTACGTCTGCCTCGGAGATGTTGTTGGATACGGGGCCGAGCCCAACGCCTGCTGCGATCGCGTTCGCGAAGTCGCGAAGTACACCATTCTTGGCAACCATGATGCTGCCGTTTGCGGCAGAATGAATTACGCGTTCTATTACGATGCGGCTCGAAATGCATTGGACTGGCACGCAAAGCAGCTGCGGCCCGAGCACCATGAGTGGCTCAAAACGCTCCCCTACAAAGAAGATTGGGAAGACGTTTGCTTCTGCCACGGCTCACCCATCAACATGAAAGACTTCGAATACGTCTTCAACGTGCATCAGGCCACACAGCTCATCAATTCTTGGGATGAATTGCAGCACGTGACGTTCATCGGGCACTCACACCTTACAAAATCCTTCGAACTCGACCGCGATGAGGGCGTTGAAGAGGTATTTCCGCCTAAGCTGACCTTCAAGGAAGGAAAGAAATATATCGTCACCGTCGGAAGTGTTGGACAACCCCGTGACAACGACAATCGCGCATGTTTTGGTGTTTACGACACGGAAGAGAAGTCGTTTGAGTACCATCGCGTCGAGTACGATATCCGTGAAGCCGCACGAAAAATCTTTGAATCAGACCTTTCGAGCGATTTCGCAAAACGCCTCTTCTTTGGTATCTAA
- the ettA gene encoding energy-dependent translational throttle protein EttA, with product MAREFIYQMQGLKKYTPDGKQILDGIWLSFFPGAKIGIVGPNGAGKSTLLKIMAGIDKEIVGETWVDPSAKVGFLAQEPQLDPSLDVRGNIELGVKEIRDLLTRFEEISMKFGEEMTDDQMNKLIEEQGKLQDQIDAVNAWDLDRTVDIAMDALRVPAGDADVSTLSGGERRRVALCRLLLSKPDLLLLDEPTNHLDAETVAWLERALREYHGTVIIVTHDRYFLDNVTQWILELESGKGIPFEGNYSSWLDQKRKHLEQKEKANSAKAKMLARELEWVRMGQKARQAKSEARLKRYDEMRRDFEENREQDRRRDIIIPPGPRLGDVVVEAKNLRKGYGDRLLIEDLNFNLPKNGIVGVIGPNGAGKTTLFRMITGEETPDEGQLVVGETVKISNVTQTRDDIGEEKTVWEIISGGAEVISVGKRDLNSRAYCGAFGFKGRAQQQKVGTLSGGERNRVHLARTLLMEGNLLLLDEPTNDLDVETLRELEDALEDFAGCAVIISHDRWFLDRLATHMLAFEGNSQVTWFTGNYEEYERDRKARLGEDADRPKRIKYKPITR from the coding sequence ATGGCACGCGAATTCATCTATCAGATGCAGGGGCTTAAGAAATACACGCCCGACGGAAAGCAGATCCTCGACGGAATTTGGCTCTCATTTTTCCCTGGAGCCAAGATCGGTATCGTTGGTCCAAACGGTGCCGGTAAGTCCACTCTCCTCAAGATCATGGCGGGAATCGACAAGGAAATTGTCGGTGAAACCTGGGTTGACCCATCCGCTAAGGTCGGATTTCTGGCGCAGGAACCTCAGCTCGACCCAAGCCTCGATGTTCGCGGCAATATCGAGCTCGGCGTCAAAGAGATCCGCGACCTCCTTACTCGATTCGAAGAAATCTCGATGAAGTTTGGTGAAGAAATGACCGACGACCAGATGAATAAGCTGATCGAAGAGCAAGGCAAACTCCAAGACCAGATCGATGCGGTTAACGCCTGGGATTTGGACCGCACCGTGGATATCGCGATGGACGCATTACGCGTTCCCGCCGGAGACGCGGATGTCAGCACCCTTTCGGGTGGTGAGCGCCGTCGCGTGGCTCTTTGCCGACTCTTGTTGTCCAAACCTGATTTGCTCCTTCTCGATGAGCCTACAAACCACCTCGACGCTGAAACCGTGGCGTGGCTTGAGCGTGCGCTCCGCGAGTATCACGGCACCGTGATCATCGTCACACACGACCGATACTTCCTCGACAATGTCACGCAGTGGATCCTTGAGCTTGAGAGCGGAAAAGGTATTCCGTTCGAAGGCAACTACTCGTCCTGGCTCGACCAAAAGCGCAAGCACCTCGAGCAGAAAGAGAAGGCAAACTCGGCCAAAGCCAAGATGCTCGCGCGCGAGCTGGAATGGGTCCGCATGGGCCAGAAGGCTCGCCAGGCAAAGAGCGAAGCCCGCTTGAAGCGCTATGACGAGATGCGACGTGATTTCGAAGAAAATCGCGAGCAAGACCGACGCCGCGACATTATCATTCCTCCGGGGCCACGCCTCGGTGATGTCGTGGTTGAAGCCAAGAACCTGCGGAAAGGCTATGGCGACCGCCTCTTGATCGAAGACTTAAACTTCAATCTCCCGAAAAACGGAATCGTGGGTGTTATCGGGCCAAACGGTGCCGGCAAAACCACTCTCTTCCGCATGATTACTGGCGAAGAGACACCTGATGAGGGCCAACTGGTCGTCGGTGAAACCGTCAAGATTTCCAACGTGACGCAGACTCGCGACGATATCGGCGAAGAAAAAACGGTCTGGGAAATCATCTCGGGTGGCGCCGAGGTTATCAGCGTTGGCAAACGTGACCTGAATTCTCGCGCATACTGTGGAGCTTTCGGTTTTAAAGGCCGTGCACAACAGCAAAAAGTTGGAACGCTCTCCGGTGGTGAAAGAAACCGCGTGCACCTCGCCCGAACCCTTCTCATGGAAGGCAACCTGCTTCTTCTCGACGAACCTACGAACGACTTGGACGTAGAGACCTTGAGGGAGCTCGAGGACGCGCTCGAGGACTTTGCCGGATGTGCTGTTATCATCAGCCACGATCGCTGGTTCCTCGACCGACTCGCCACGCATATGCTTGCATTTGAGGGCAATTCGCAGGTCACGTGGTTTACCGGAAACTACGAAGAGTATGAGCGCGACCGCAAAGCCAGACTTGGCGAAGATGCTGACCGACCAAAGCGCATCAAGTACAAGCCGATCACCCGATGA
- a CDS encoding fatty acid desaturase family protein — MSEKKWLLGNYDYATHARIMEIVAIFAYLVTTVYIAYQLALQFNSPMVELFWIVPSALFVGLVLADFSSGMVHWLADTFGSTDTPILGPNFIRPFREHHTDPEGITRHDFVEVNGNNCVVIMLFGMPLFLLIPNTSDTWAIWLELALLSQFAGVFATNQIHKWSHQEDPPAFARLLMKMGVIMSVDHHNVHHTAPFDTYYCITTGWLNPVFEKLGIFPKLEKFVRANSPWADPMTSTERNARTIPAQENS; from the coding sequence ATGAGTGAGAAAAAGTGGCTCTTGGGCAATTACGACTACGCAACACACGCACGAATCATGGAGATCGTGGCGATCTTCGCCTATCTCGTGACCACTGTTTATATCGCCTATCAATTGGCGCTTCAGTTCAACAGCCCGATGGTAGAGCTCTTCTGGATCGTGCCCTCCGCGCTTTTTGTCGGCCTCGTTTTGGCAGACTTCAGCTCCGGGATGGTGCACTGGTTAGCCGACACGTTTGGGTCCACGGATACTCCAATCCTGGGTCCTAATTTTATTCGGCCATTTCGAGAGCACCACACCGACCCAGAAGGGATCACGCGCCATGATTTTGTAGAGGTCAATGGCAACAACTGTGTGGTCATCATGCTCTTTGGAATGCCACTATTCTTGTTGATACCGAATACCTCTGACACCTGGGCAATTTGGCTCGAACTCGCACTCCTTTCACAATTCGCTGGTGTGTTCGCAACCAATCAGATCCACAAATGGTCGCACCAAGAGGACCCGCCTGCGTTTGCTCGATTGCTGATGAAGATGGGCGTGATCATGTCTGTGGATCATCATAATGTTCACCACACAGCGCCATTTGATACCTACTACTGTATCACCACGGGCTGGTTGAATCCGGTTTTCGAAAAGCTTGGCATCTTCCCAAAGCTCGAGAAATTCGTCCGCGCTAACTCTCCGTGGGCCGATCCTATGACATCTACCGAGCGCAACGCCCGTACGATTCCCGCCCAAGAGAACTCCTGA
- the speD gene encoding adenosylmethionine decarboxylase: MNTFGRHLLVEFFGCSETILNDIQSIEDVMRKAVKASGATEVGCVFHKFNPVGASGVIVLSESHISIHTWPEEGFAAVDFYTCGDCDPHRGLDILLEGLDGSHYELMYVERGLEGQDKSMQVRNHAVSPTRFRPRLVENAS; the protein is encoded by the coding sequence TTGAACACATTCGGACGTCACTTGTTGGTAGAATTCTTCGGCTGCTCAGAAACGATCCTCAACGATATTCAAAGTATCGAGGATGTCATGCGTAAAGCCGTCAAAGCTTCGGGCGCCACGGAAGTTGGTTGTGTATTTCACAAATTCAATCCGGTCGGAGCCAGTGGAGTCATCGTATTGTCGGAGAGCCATATCTCCATTCATACGTGGCCAGAAGAAGGCTTTGCCGCCGTCGACTTCTACACATGCGGAGATTGTGACCCGCATCGTGGGTTGGACATCTTGCTAGAGGGCCTTGACGGGTCTCATTATGAACTGATGTACGTCGAAAGAGGTCTTGAAGGTCAAGACAAGTCGATGCAAGTCAGAAACCATGCCGTCAGCCCCACACGATTTCGACCTCGACTTGTTGAGAACGCCTCGTAA
- the speB gene encoding agmatinase — MSAFDSPNAPSFIGAAREIIESAVCLFGVPYDSTTSFRPGTRNGPDALRMVSDGLEDYSPEQDLDLGDIDYCDIGNLSFPLGSPGPVLEQIYAGTQEILQGGGVPLMLGGEHSITPPAVKAVWEKHPDLVLVQIDAHADLRTDYMGEPNSHACAIRRCLDFMAADAVLQVGIRSGTKLEWDEMRKTNRYVEPKPEVFANRLEAFRGRPIYLTIDLDVFDPGYFPGTGTPEPGGINWQTFAGLLKAFEGFDIVAADAVELSPALDPTGVSSVLAAKVVRELILRLTP; from the coding sequence ATGAGCGCTTTTGATTCCCCAAACGCACCTTCATTCATTGGCGCAGCGCGCGAGATCATCGAGTCTGCGGTTTGCCTCTTTGGCGTGCCCTATGACAGCACCACGTCTTTCCGACCAGGTACCCGAAACGGCCCCGATGCCCTTCGCATGGTCTCGGATGGCCTAGAAGACTACTCGCCAGAGCAGGACTTGGACCTCGGAGATATCGATTATTGTGATATCGGAAACCTTTCGTTTCCACTGGGCAGTCCCGGACCCGTGCTTGAGCAGATCTACGCAGGCACTCAGGAAATCCTCCAAGGCGGAGGCGTCCCGCTTATGCTCGGTGGAGAACACTCGATCACCCCTCCCGCCGTCAAGGCCGTTTGGGAAAAGCACCCCGATTTGGTGCTGGTGCAAATCGACGCTCATGCTGACCTGCGCACAGATTATATGGGTGAGCCGAACTCACACGCGTGCGCAATTCGGCGCTGTCTCGATTTCATGGCGGCTGACGCTGTGCTCCAGGTGGGCATTCGTTCGGGAACCAAACTTGAGTGGGACGAGATGCGCAAGACGAACCGCTACGTCGAGCCAAAGCCTGAAGTTTTTGCTAACCGGCTCGAAGCATTCCGGGGGCGCCCTATCTATCTCACCATCGATCTCGACGTCTTTGATCCCGGATATTTCCCGGGCACCGGAACGCCAGAGCCAGGCGGGATCAACTGGCAGACATTTGCCGGGCTGCTCAAGGCCTTCGAAGGGTTCGATATCGTGGCCGCAGATGCGGTGGAGCTCTCTCCCGCACTCGATCCTACGGGCGTTTCGTCGGTCCTAGCCGCCAAAGTTGTGCGCGAATTGATCCTTCGGCTCACGCCTTGA
- a CDS encoding asparaginase — translation MKPRVLLLHTGGTLGMKGTPLEPSGYAATLLSAVPELSKIAEIESQIVANLDSSDVGPAIWGEITRRIATHREDFDGFVIVHGTDTMAYTASALSFSLRGLGKPVVLTGAQRPLAALRTDARRNLADAVELATKDIPEVGICFDGLLLRGCRTTKASAHDYRGFMSADCAPLARLGVDIQLGGHIRRETLEFSPKDAFDPAVLFLHAQPGLNPEVFRRAASVEGVKAVVLAAFGTGTLPTSVNPLAPEIKALINSGTDVLVITTSTGKVDFGLYKNSLDLIDAGAIPGGNMRLEAALTKMMHALANFDSQDLRRQYLVEDIAGEV, via the coding sequence ATGAAACCTCGAGTTCTCTTACTTCATACCGGTGGAACACTGGGCATGAAGGGGACTCCTCTGGAGCCCTCGGGATATGCCGCCACGCTCTTGAGTGCGGTGCCTGAACTCTCGAAAATCGCTGAGATCGAAAGTCAAATCGTGGCCAACCTCGACTCCAGTGACGTCGGACCGGCGATTTGGGGTGAGATCACGAGGCGAATCGCCACACACCGCGAAGACTTCGACGGCTTTGTGATTGTTCATGGCACCGACACCATGGCCTATACCGCGTCGGCGCTCAGCTTCTCCTTGCGCGGGCTTGGTAAGCCAGTCGTGCTCACCGGGGCGCAGCGCCCGCTGGCTGCGCTTCGAACCGACGCCCGACGCAACCTTGCCGATGCGGTAGAACTCGCCACCAAGGACATCCCAGAGGTTGGAATCTGTTTTGACGGCCTGCTCCTGCGTGGATGCCGGACAACAAAGGCTTCGGCCCACGATTACCGCGGGTTTATGAGCGCAGATTGCGCGCCACTCGCGCGTCTTGGTGTAGATATCCAACTGGGTGGGCATATCCGACGGGAGACGCTTGAATTCAGTCCGAAAGACGCGTTCGACCCCGCCGTCCTCTTTTTGCACGCCCAACCTGGCCTCAACCCAGAGGTGTTCCGGCGCGCGGCGAGCGTTGAAGGCGTCAAAGCCGTGGTGCTTGCGGCATTTGGGACGGGGACTCTTCCCACCTCAGTGAACCCACTCGCGCCGGAGATTAAGGCCCTAATCAATTCAGGAACAGATGTCTTGGTGATAACGACGTCAACCGGGAAGGTCGATTTTGGACTTTATAAGAACTCGCTAGATCTCATCGACGCGGGCGCAATTCCGGGCGGGAACATGCGTCTCGAAGCCGCGCTGACCAAGATGATGCACGCGCTTGCGAACTTCGACTCGCAAGACCTCCGGCGTCAGTATCTTGTGGAAGATATTGCAGGAGAGGTCTGA
- a CDS encoding pyridoxal-phosphate-dependent aminotransferase family protein: protein MRPLLMIPGPIEVSPAVVAAASGPPPSHVSAQVIEAFGESLEMMREVFCASPSSQPFVVAGSGTLAMEMAVVNLIEPGDSVVVVNTGYFSDRMAEMLRRRGATIEEVRAPSPGAAPTVAEVGEVLRRVRPIAVFTTHVDTSTGVKIDAAAIADLGKDLGILSIFDGVCATAGEEFLMDEWGADIYLTASQKAIGLPAGLALLMASERAMMRREELKTPPPMSMDFHQWLPIMKAYEERRPSYFATPATTLIMALQVGLKEILEQGMANVFERHQSVADGMRAAWHSMGLETLTDPHLVANTLSAIRYPAGLDATLVSEIAKSSVIVAPGLHPECKTEYFRVGHMGYTTLRNDWLETSVLAVSQALSAKGHVNSLDKALEALRAHIG, encoded by the coding sequence ATGCGACCATTACTCATGATACCCGGCCCTATCGAAGTCTCACCCGCTGTAGTTGCGGCTGCAAGCGGGCCACCGCCGAGTCACGTCTCCGCGCAGGTCATCGAAGCTTTTGGGGAAAGTTTAGAAATGATGCGCGAGGTCTTCTGCGCAAGCCCGAGCTCGCAGCCCTTCGTAGTGGCTGGCTCGGGAACGCTCGCTATGGAGATGGCCGTCGTCAACCTCATCGAGCCTGGAGACTCAGTCGTAGTAGTCAATACGGGCTACTTCTCAGACCGCATGGCGGAGATGCTCAGACGACGTGGCGCCACGATAGAAGAGGTTCGAGCCCCAAGCCCGGGAGCGGCCCCAACGGTGGCTGAAGTGGGTGAGGTTTTGCGCAGGGTGCGGCCAATCGCTGTTTTTACGACGCATGTGGACACGAGCACCGGCGTGAAGATTGACGCTGCAGCCATTGCAGACCTCGGAAAAGACCTTGGGATTCTGAGCATTTTTGACGGAGTTTGTGCGACCGCGGGCGAAGAATTTCTGATGGATGAATGGGGCGCCGACATCTATCTGACCGCGTCTCAGAAGGCCATTGGTCTTCCGGCGGGTCTAGCCTTACTCATGGCTTCTGAACGCGCGATGATGCGCCGAGAAGAACTCAAGACCCCGCCTCCAATGAGCATGGATTTCCACCAATGGCTACCGATCATGAAAGCGTATGAGGAGCGCCGTCCATCCTATTTCGCGACACCTGCAACCACCTTGATCATGGCGCTCCAAGTGGGGCTCAAGGAGATCCTAGAGCAAGGGATGGCCAACGTTTTCGAGAGGCATCAATCGGTGGCTGACGGCATGCGCGCCGCGTGGCACTCCATGGGGCTTGAGACTCTGACGGACCCACATCTTGTGGCCAATACTTTGAGCGCTATTCGATACCCTGCGGGACTAGACGCTACGTTAGTTTCTGAAATCGCGAAGAGCAGCGTTATTGTTGCGCCCGGTCTGCATCCTGAGTGCAAGACGGAGTACTTTCGCGTGGGACATATGGGCTACACCACCCTGAGAAATGACTGGCTTGAGACCTCGGTCTTGGCCGTTTCTCAGGCGTTGAGCGCCAAGGGGCACGTCAATAGCTTGGACAAGGCTCTGGAGGCGTTGAGGGCTCACATAGGGTAA
- the speE gene encoding polyamine aminopropyltransferase — MALWYDEVINDQVRFGLKLKRTLFMGENQYQTVSVVETEAMGRALLIDDLWMTSEVDEKGYHEMITHPAMVTAPKIERVLIIGGGDGGTAREVLRYSEVKHLDMVEIDGMVVDASKEFLPSIGGSAWTDPRFHLTIGDGIEWVNRTDLEPYDVIIVDGSDPVGPAEGLFNKSFYQACFDRLTDDGVFVTQSESAILFLDTHVEMVNLIKEVFGHAFPYYRGVFLYSAGPWSWTYASKKIRPENIVDSRMSMIEDIAEIYNRDIHHGIFAIPNYVRRRLKL; from the coding sequence ATGGCCCTTTGGTACGACGAAGTCATCAACGACCAAGTCCGATTTGGACTCAAACTAAAGCGAACGCTCTTTATGGGCGAAAACCAATATCAGACCGTCAGTGTGGTCGAAACCGAGGCGATGGGCCGCGCCCTTCTCATCGACGACCTCTGGATGACCAGTGAGGTTGATGAAAAGGGGTATCATGAAATGATTACCCACCCCGCCATGGTCACTGCGCCGAAAATCGAGCGCGTGCTGATCATCGGTGGTGGAGACGGCGGAACGGCGCGTGAAGTTTTGAGATACTCGGAGGTCAAACATCTGGATATGGTCGAGATCGACGGCATGGTAGTGGATGCTAGTAAAGAGTTCCTCCCCTCTATCGGTGGCTCGGCGTGGACGGATCCGCGTTTTCATCTGACCATTGGGGACGGTATTGAGTGGGTCAACCGAACGGATCTCGAACCCTACGATGTGATCATCGTGGACGGCTCTGACCCCGTGGGACCGGCCGAAGGACTCTTTAACAAGTCTTTCTACCAGGCATGCTTTGACCGGCTCACCGATGACGGCGTTTTTGTGACCCAGTCGGAATCCGCGATTCTCTTTCTGGATACCCATGTGGAGATGGTCAACCTCATCAAAGAGGTCTTCGGACATGCATTCCCATACTACCGCGGCGTCTTCTTGTATTCCGCTGGACCGTGGAGCTGGACCTACGCCTCAAAGAAGATTCGCCCAGAGAATATCGTCGATTCACGGATGTCGATGATTGAAGACATCGCCGAGATCTATAACCGTGACATTCATCACGGCATCTTCGCCATTCCCAACTATGTCCGCCGGAGACTCAAACTATGA